A stretch of Lactuca sativa cultivar Salinas chromosome 6, Lsat_Salinas_v11, whole genome shotgun sequence DNA encodes these proteins:
- the LOC111914100 gene encoding 30S ribosomal protein S9, chloroplastic, with the protein MAMSISSLTSSFSSLSFSSQVSQKPYSISLAPSSKSLRLSQFSTNKPQSLTILATVAAEPLTGDLETTNIEKYVKSRLPGGFAAQTLIGTGRRKCAIARVVIQEGTGKFIINYRDAQEYLQGNPLWLQYIKVPLATLGYETSYDVFVKAHGGGLSGQAQAISLGIARALLKVSEDHRKPLRKEGLLTRDARRVERKKAGLHKARKAPQFSKR; encoded by the exons ATGGCGATGTCCATCTCTTCGCTCACCTCATCCTTCTCTTCTTTATCTTTCTCCTCACAAGTTTCTCAAAAACCCTACTCCATCTCTCTCGCTCCCTCCTCAAAATCACTTCGCTTATCTCAATTTTCCACAAACAAACCCCAATCTCTTACCATACTTGCCACTGTCGCCGCCGAGCCTCTCACCGGAGATTTGGAGACTACGAACATCGAGAAGTACGTCAAATCGAGACTCCCCGGTGGCTTCGCTGCCCAGACGCTGATTGGCACCGGTCGCCGGAAATGTGCCATTGCGCGGGTTGTCATTCAGGAAGGAACTGGAAAATTCATAATCAATTACCGTGATGCACAG GAATATCTTCAAGGGAATCCTTTGTGGCTTCAATACATCAAAGTGCCTTTAGCAACATTGGGATACGAGACAAGTTATGATGTGTTTGTGAAGGCACATGGAGGTGGTCTATCAGGGCAGGCACAAGCAATCTCTTTGGGCATTGCCCGGGCGCTTCTGAAAGTGAGTGAAGACCACAGAAAGCCTCTGAGGAAGGAAGGTCTGCTTACTAGAGATGCAAGAAGAGTTGAAAGGAAGAAAGCTGGTCTCCATAAAGCACGAAAAGCCCCACAATTCTCCAAACGTTGA
- the LOC111914102 gene encoding probable E3 ubiquitin-protein ligase ARI2, producing the protein MDPYDSDYCDDGDYCDEDDYYEFDHHDDCDRRADVALTSRNGSSCKVITKECVSTAQREDLQRVMDLLSLREHQARTLLIHHRWDVDKVFQVLVENGKDRLYNEACVMVSNDSNVSSKNRSSIVLCEICLEEVPFYKMTTMDCGHYFCNTCWTEHFVVKINEGQSRRISCMASRCSVVCDEDKIRNYVSKKDPKLAEKFERYLLESYIEDNKRVKWCPSVPHCGNAIRVEDDEYCEVECACGVQFCFSCSSEAHSPCSCQMWELWSKKCQDESETCNWITVNTKTCPKCHKPVEKNGGCNLVRCICGQPFCWLCGGATGIQHTWDSIANHTCGRFNEEQIANTKRAKIEIVRYSHYHSRFKAHTDSLKAEIIMKEKLERKIVKMEARELEIKDYDWVRNGAKRLFRSRRILSYSYPFAFYMFSDTFLSDELTNLERNIKQNLFEDQQQQLEGHVEKLSHFLEQEFEEFSEDKVMDSRMRIIALSKVTDALCKNLYDCIDNEILLHLRTTINIAPYRSMGADKAVELDK; encoded by the exons ATGGATCCATACGATAGCGATTACTGCGATGATGGCGATTATTGCGATGAGGACGATTACTATGAGTTTGATCACCATGATGATTGTGATCGTCGTGCAGATGTTGCTTTAACGAGCCGCAATGGTTCGTCTTGTAAG GTTATCACAAAAGAGTGTGTATCGACTGCACAG AGGGAAGATCTACAAAGAGTAATGGACTTGTTATCTTTAAGGGAACATCAAGCAAGAACTCTACTTATACATCATAGATGGGATGTTGATAAAGTCTTTCAAGTGCTTGTAGAAAATGGAAAAGATAGGCTTTATAATGAAGCATGTGTAATGGTATCCAATGATTCCAATGTTTCTTCAAAGAATCGATCTTCCATTGTACTTTGTGAAATATGCTTGGAGGAAGTCCCCTTCTATAAAATGACAACAATGGATTGTGGCCATTATTTTTGCAACACTT GTTGGACAGAGCATTTTGTTGTGAAGATAAACGAGGGGCAAAGTAGGCGAATTAGTTGCATGGCTTCTAGATGCAGTGTGGTTTGTGATGAGGATAAAATCAGAAATTATGTGAGCAAAAAGGATCCTAAATTGGCTGAAAAGTTTGAAAGATACCTTTTGGAGTCATATATTGAAGAtaacaaaagggtaaaatggtgtcCGAGTGTCCCACATTGTGGAAATGCCATTCGTGTTGAAGATGATGAGTATTGTGAGGTTGAATGTGCTTGTGGTGTTCAGTTTTGTTTTAGTTGTTCTTCAGAAGCACATTCTCCATGTTCATGTCAAATGTGGGAACTTTGGTCAAAAAAATGTCAAGATGAGTCAGAGACATGTAATTGGATCACAGTTAATACAAAAACTTGTCCAAAATGTCATAAACCAGTTGAAAAAAATGGTGGATGCAACCTTGTTCGATGTATATGTGGTCAACCATTTTG CTGGCTATGTGGTGGAGCAACGGGTATACAACACACATGGGATAGTATAGCTAACCACACATGTGGAAGGTTCAATGAAGAGCAAATAGCAAACACAAAACGTGCAAAAATAGAAATCGTGCGTTATTCTCATTATCATAGTCGATTCAAAGCACATACAGATTCCTTAAAGGCTGAAATCATTATGAAGGAAAAGTTAGAGAGGAAAATAGTGAAAATGGAAGCCAGGGAATTGGAAATAAAGGATTATGATTGGGTGAGAAATGGGGCTAAAAGGCTGTTTAGATCAAGGCGGATTCTTTCTTATTCATATCCGTTTGCGTTTTACATGTTTAGTGACACGTTTCTTAGCGATGAATTGACAAATTTGGAAAGGAATATTAAACAGAACTTGTTTGAAGATCAGCAGCAGCAACTTGAGGGGCATGTTGAGAAATTATCACATTTTTTGGAACAAGAGTTTGAGGAGTTTTCCGAGGACAAAGTTATGGATTCGAGAATGCGGATTATTGCGCTTTCCAAGGTTACTGATGCCCTTTGCAAGAATTT GTACGATTGCATTGACAATGAGATACTGCTTCATCTGAGAACAACGATCAACATAGCGCCTTATAGATCGATGGGTGCAGATAAGGCTGTGGAGCTTGATAAATGA
- the LOC111914099 gene encoding F-box/FBD/LRR-repeat protein At1g13570 isoform X1, with amino-acid sequence MSSMKPREQPKVPCQMEAEVDRISNLPGHIIDKILSLLTLRDAVRTSILSSKWRYKWVNLTSLVFDNQSVLVSSQDPTIIKNKMVKIVDHVLLLHNGLIHKFKLSHRDLQGVCDIDRWILFLSRGSVKEFILEIWKGQRYKLPSSLYLCDKLSHLELFNCLLKPPLGFNGFKILTSLDLQHITMDQDVFEDLIHRCPLLERLTLMNFEGFANLKIHAPKLTFFDIGGVFEDVVFENTFHLSTVSIGLYVNIGNDHELTLGTTSKLTKFFASLPSIQRLEVQSFFLKFLAVDMVPRRLPTPCMELNYLSLRINFNDMEECLAALCILRSSPNLLELELLARPDEQAAPRAVAKNLVEEDFQNCFFSQLRFVKIAGIFGVARELNFINFLLANTPVLERMTVKPASQECGWDLLKELLRFRRSSVHAEIIYLDP; translated from the exons ATGAGTAGTATG AAGCCAAGAGAGCAACCAAAGGTTCCTTGCCAAATGGAAGCAGAGGTTGATAGAATCAGCAACTTACCAGGACACATCATAGACAAAATCTTGTCTCTTTTAACCCTGCGTGATGCAGTAAGAACAAGCATCTTATCAAGCAAATGGAGATACAAATGGGTAAATCTCACAAGTCTTGTATTCGATAATCAATCTGTTCTAGTCTCATCTCAAGATCCAACAATCATAAAAAACAAAATGGTTAAAATTGTGGATCATGTTTTATTACTTCACAATGGTCTAATCCACAAATTCAAGCTTTCACATCGAGACCTTCAAGGTGTTTGTGACATTGATAGATGGATTCTGTTTCTTTCACGAGGTTCAGTCAAAGAATTTATACTTGAGATTTGGAAAGGTCAACGCTACAAGCTACCATCTTCTCTATACTTGTGTGACAAGTTATCTCATTTAGAGCTTTTCAACTGTTTGTTGAAACCTCCATTGGGGTTTAATGGGTTTAAGATCTTGACTAGTCTTGATCTTCAACACATTACAATGGATCAAGATGTTTTTGAGGATTTGATACATAGGTGTCCATTGCTTGAGAGGTTGACTTTGATGAACTTTGAAGGATTTGCAAATCTTAAGATTCATGCTCCTAAACTTACGTTTTTTGACATTGGAGGTGTTTTTGAAGATGTTGTGTTTGAGAACACTTTTCATCTTTCTACTGTTTCTATTGGGTTGTATGTCAATATTGGCAATGATCATGAGTTGACCCTTGGAACTACGAGCAAGTTGACCAAGTTTTTTGCTTCGTTGCCAAGTATTCAAAGACTCGAAGTTCAAAGTTTCTTTTTAAAG TTTTTGGCAGTTGATATGGTGCCAAGGAGGTTGCCTACTCCATGTATGGAATTGAATTACCTTTCACTACGTATAAATTTCAATGACATGGAGGAGTGTCTTGCAGCCCTTTGCATTCTTAGGAGTTCACCCAACCTTCTAGAACTCGAGTTGTTG GCACGACCGGATGAACAGGCAGCTCCAAGGGCAGTTGCAAAGAACTTAGTGGAAGAAGACTTCCAGAATTGCTTTTTTAGCCAATTGCGGTTTGTGAAAATTGCTGGGATTTTTGGGGTGGCTCGAGAGCTGAATTTTATTAACTTTTTGCTTGCGAATACGCCTGTACTTGAAAGAATGACTGTGAAGCCTGCTTCTCAAGAATGTGGTTGGGACCTCCTCAAAGAATTGTTAAGGTTTAGGCGATCTTCTGTGCATGCTGAAATCATTTACCTCGATCCATGA
- the LOC111914082 gene encoding protein JINGUBANG codes for MKEQKTSYGVGGTGGLPKQRTLSDPNLSFSFSDTDEELNSRRSDFSGYDAQRTSIEGSPMMKSPWNQGTPFLPSAWSSSNIDDPNCPKNGLVGSLVREEGHIYSLAACDDLLYTGSDSKNVRVWKNMNEFAAFKSNSGLVKAIIISNGKIFTGHQDGKVRVWKPSRRKPTLYNRVGTYPSFFAILKSSVNPWHTAVWVKHCDAISCLSMNEEAGLLYSGSWDRTFKVWKTSNSRCLQTVKAHDDAVNSVISTVEGYVFTGSADGSVKVWKREGKGRSMKHIFVKTLFNQDSAVTALTASSTGSFVYCGTSDGIVNFWEGGNELAHGGVLNGHKLAVLCLSAAGNLVFSGSADKMICVWRSEGIIHTCLSVLTGHSGPVKCLAVVREAESDGGKGRWKVYSGSLDKSVKVWSVSELAPDMQTLALMNGDVSLDHIPSAKY; via the coding sequence ATGAAAGAACAGAAAACAAGTTATGGAGTTGGAGGTACGGGAGGGTTACCTAAACAAAGGACGCTTTCTGATCCAAACCTCTCGTTCTCATTTTCAGACACGGATGAAGAACTCAACAGCCGGCGTAGCGACTTTTCCGGCTATGATGCCCAGCGAACAAGCATTGAGGGCTCACCAATGATGAAGTCACCCTGGAACCAGGGTACTCCTTTCCTTCCATCTGCATGGTCAAGCTCTAACATTGATGATCCAAATTGTCCTAAAAATGGTCTTGTTGGCTCCTTGGTACGTGAAGAAGGCCATATTTATTCACTCGCAGCCTGTGATGATCTTCTTTACACAGGTTCCGACAGCAAGAATGTCCGTGTATGGAAGAACATGAACGAGTTTGCAGCTTTTAAATCCAACAGTGGATTGGTGAAGGCGATTATCATATCCAATGGAAAGATTTTCACCGGACATCAAGATGGAAAAGTTCGTGTATGGAAACCAAGCCGTAGGAAGCCAACCCTTTACAATCGTGTAGGCACCTACCCATCGTTCTTTGCGATCCTTAAAAGTTCAGTAAACCCATGGCACACTGCAGTTTGGGTCAAACACTGTGATGCCATTTCGTGTCTTAGCATGAATGAAGAAGCAGGGTTGCTTTATTCAGGGTCATGGGATAGGACCTTTAAAGTATGGAAAACGTCAAACTCAAGATGTTTACAGACCGTGAAGGCGCATGATGATGCAGTGAACTCTGTTATCTCCACCGTAGAAGGGTATGTGTTCACGGGATCTGCAGATGGGTCCGTGAAGGTCTGGAAACGTGAAGGGAAAGGAAGATCGATGAAGCATATCTTCGTGAAGACTCTATTTAATCAAGATAGTGCTGTGACGGCATTGACAGCGTCTAGTACAGGCTCGTTTGTGTATTGCGGGACATCGGACGGAATAGTGAACTTCTGGGAAGGAGGAAACGAGTTGGCTCATGGTGGCGTCCTCAATGGACACAAGTTAGCGGTTCTGTGTCTTTCGGCTGCTGGTAATCTGGTGTTCAGTGGATCAGCTGATAAAATGATATGTGTATGGAGGAGTGAGGGGATTATCCATACATGCTTGTCGGTGCTGACTGGCCATTCTGGACCGGTGAAGTGTCTGGCGGTGGTGCGGGAGGCGGAGTCAGACGGCGGTAAGGGAAGATGGAAGGTTTATAGTGGCAGTTTGGATAAATCGGTCAAAGTTTGGAGTGTGTCAGAGCTTGCACCTGACATGCAAACATTGGCTCTCATGAATGGAGACGTTTCATTGGATCATATACCATCGGCAAAGTATTGA
- the LOC111914099 gene encoding F-box/FBD/LRR-repeat protein At1g13570 isoform X2 translates to MSSMPREQPKVPCQMEAEVDRISNLPGHIIDKILSLLTLRDAVRTSILSSKWRYKWVNLTSLVFDNQSVLVSSQDPTIIKNKMVKIVDHVLLLHNGLIHKFKLSHRDLQGVCDIDRWILFLSRGSVKEFILEIWKGQRYKLPSSLYLCDKLSHLELFNCLLKPPLGFNGFKILTSLDLQHITMDQDVFEDLIHRCPLLERLTLMNFEGFANLKIHAPKLTFFDIGGVFEDVVFENTFHLSTVSIGLYVNIGNDHELTLGTTSKLTKFFASLPSIQRLEVQSFFLKFLAVDMVPRRLPTPCMELNYLSLRINFNDMEECLAALCILRSSPNLLELELLARPDEQAAPRAVAKNLVEEDFQNCFFSQLRFVKIAGIFGVARELNFINFLLANTPVLERMTVKPASQECGWDLLKELLRFRRSSVHAEIIYLDP, encoded by the exons ATGAGTAGTATG CCAAGAGAGCAACCAAAGGTTCCTTGCCAAATGGAAGCAGAGGTTGATAGAATCAGCAACTTACCAGGACACATCATAGACAAAATCTTGTCTCTTTTAACCCTGCGTGATGCAGTAAGAACAAGCATCTTATCAAGCAAATGGAGATACAAATGGGTAAATCTCACAAGTCTTGTATTCGATAATCAATCTGTTCTAGTCTCATCTCAAGATCCAACAATCATAAAAAACAAAATGGTTAAAATTGTGGATCATGTTTTATTACTTCACAATGGTCTAATCCACAAATTCAAGCTTTCACATCGAGACCTTCAAGGTGTTTGTGACATTGATAGATGGATTCTGTTTCTTTCACGAGGTTCAGTCAAAGAATTTATACTTGAGATTTGGAAAGGTCAACGCTACAAGCTACCATCTTCTCTATACTTGTGTGACAAGTTATCTCATTTAGAGCTTTTCAACTGTTTGTTGAAACCTCCATTGGGGTTTAATGGGTTTAAGATCTTGACTAGTCTTGATCTTCAACACATTACAATGGATCAAGATGTTTTTGAGGATTTGATACATAGGTGTCCATTGCTTGAGAGGTTGACTTTGATGAACTTTGAAGGATTTGCAAATCTTAAGATTCATGCTCCTAAACTTACGTTTTTTGACATTGGAGGTGTTTTTGAAGATGTTGTGTTTGAGAACACTTTTCATCTTTCTACTGTTTCTATTGGGTTGTATGTCAATATTGGCAATGATCATGAGTTGACCCTTGGAACTACGAGCAAGTTGACCAAGTTTTTTGCTTCGTTGCCAAGTATTCAAAGACTCGAAGTTCAAAGTTTCTTTTTAAAG TTTTTGGCAGTTGATATGGTGCCAAGGAGGTTGCCTACTCCATGTATGGAATTGAATTACCTTTCACTACGTATAAATTTCAATGACATGGAGGAGTGTCTTGCAGCCCTTTGCATTCTTAGGAGTTCACCCAACCTTCTAGAACTCGAGTTGTTG GCACGACCGGATGAACAGGCAGCTCCAAGGGCAGTTGCAAAGAACTTAGTGGAAGAAGACTTCCAGAATTGCTTTTTTAGCCAATTGCGGTTTGTGAAAATTGCTGGGATTTTTGGGGTGGCTCGAGAGCTGAATTTTATTAACTTTTTGCTTGCGAATACGCCTGTACTTGAAAGAATGACTGTGAAGCCTGCTTCTCAAGAATGTGGTTGGGACCTCCTCAAAGAATTGTTAAGGTTTAGGCGATCTTCTGTGCATGCTGAAATCATTTACCTCGATCCATGA